In Bos indicus x Bos taurus breed Angus x Brahman F1 hybrid chromosome 1, Bos_hybrid_MaternalHap_v2.0, whole genome shotgun sequence, a single window of DNA contains:
- the DNAJC28 gene encoding dnaJ homolog subfamily C member 28: protein MMAQILRPHLRSASVIPNRMKMGPYLVVIRTRMMSTHKSKRNIREYYGLLNLDEGCSADDVRESFRKLAKQYHPDGGSSTADSATFIRIEEAYRKVLSHVIEQTNARQSKVEDTEEEEEKFKYKTPQHRHYLSFEGIGFGTPSQREKQYRQFRADRATEQVMEYQKQKLQSQYFTDSVTVKDVRHSKERKITQAIERLVEDLIQESMAKGDFDNLSGKGKPLKKFSGCSYIDPMTHNLNRILIDNGYQPEWILMQKEIKDTIDQLREAILASRKKLGNPMTSAEQKQWNQVCEQFQEDIKKLNKRINDFNLIVPLLTRQKVHFDAQKEIARTQEIYTTLIKTKEITNKNPNNTDPGEGEKTPGVKTVFFNWMNVWKFIKI, encoded by the coding sequence ATGATGGCTCAGATCTTAAGACCTCATCTGAGAAGTGCTTCAGTGATTCCTAATCGAATGAAAATGGGTCCATATCTTGTTGTCATAAGAACTAGAATGATGTCAACTCATAAATCCAAAAGGaatataagagaatattatgggCTGCTGAATCTGGATGAAGGCTGTTCTGCAGATGATGTCAGGGAATCTTTTCGTAAGCTTGCCAAGCAATACCATCCAGATGGTGGCTCTAGTACTGCTGATTCTGCAACGTTTATAAGGATTGAAGAAGCTTACAGAAAGGTACTTTCCCACGTGATAGAACAGACAAATGCCAGACAGAGTAAAGTTGAAgacacagaagaagaagaagaaaaattcaaatataaaacacCCCAACACCGGCATTACTTAAGTTTTGAGGGTATTGGTTTTGGGACTCCGAGTCAACGAGAGAAGCAGTACAGGCAGTTTAGAGCAGACcgtgcaactgaacaagtgatGGAATACCAAAAGCAGAAACTGCAAAGCCAGTATTTCACTGACAGTGTCACTGTTAAAGATGTAAGACACAGTAAGGAACGAAAGATAACTCAGGCAATAGAGCGTTTGGTGGAGGATCTCATTCAGGAATCAATGGCAAAAGGAGACTTTGACAATCTCAGTGGGAAAGGAAAACCTCTGAAAAAATTTTCTGGCTGTTCATATATTGATCCTATGACTCACAACCTGAACAGAATATTGATAGATAATGGATACCAACCAGAATGGATCCTAatgcaaaaggaaataaaggataCCATTGATCAACTCAGAGAGGCAATTTTAGCGTCAAGGAAAAAACTTGGGAATCCAATGACATCAGCCGAACAGAAACAGTGGAACCAAGTTTGTGAGCAGTTTCAAGAAGACATCAAAAAGCTAAATAAGCGAATtaatgattttaatttaattgttcCCCTCCTGACTAGGCAGAAGGTCCATTTTGACGCACAGAAAGAAATTGCCAGAACCCAGGAAATATACACAACccttataaaaacaaaagaaatcacaAATAAAAACCCAAATAACACTGATCcgggagaaggagagaaaacacCTGGAGTTAAGACAGTTTTCTTTAACTGGATGAATGTGtggaaatttattaaaatatga